In Macadamia integrifolia cultivar HAES 741 chromosome 1, SCU_Mint_v3, whole genome shotgun sequence, a single window of DNA contains:
- the LOC122085058 gene encoding pentatricopeptide repeat-containing protein At4g19220, mitochondrial has product MIGVSKLIKTLYPFQFLSYCSPIQYTVSFLFLESLSLSISKVHYVPILRFSSISTALNTFDKLPQRSTPSDTTLFYHAFDLIRGSTDRPDLLTTLSNHCLALKVGALTDVLTSTSLLIKYSRVGDLSSSWVLFDEMLNKDVIAWNAMLTACKDNQCFQAAVDIFTEMMKEGSEFDSTTLLIIISALTQMNDMKLGRVIQCLSLKFGMDSDFFLSNALIDMYAKCRDLSSSEIVFAAMKFRDTTSWNSMIHGCLCNFHHKESLQYFREMGCSGERADYVSFSCAISACSSLGELGAGLVIHGLGIKLGYRETSNISVANSLISFYSHCGDLDAAETVFRGMIFKDVISWNSMLDGFAENGMILEAFDLLREMQLIGAVQPDSVTLVTAISLCAELNLLLEGRALHAFMIRREMGLDSLVINSLMDMYSKCNCVKSAEILFKAIPRKDLVSWNTLIAGYCKNGCMREAQNLFRGLLCVGPQCSVVTLLAILPSCDSPDAHKFGKLIHCLQLKLGFTDDVLTINAIMFMYFRCGNLAASFSLLQSILVVADLTSWNTFIVSCTQNGNFWKSLEVFSLMRRETHISPDSITLVSILSACGNLNLLFLGRLLHGLTVKTPIGSQVRVMNAMLSMYSRCRDIESASLVFSSCPYLNQCSWDCMISGLSQNKNGEKALELFRCFEFEPTEISIVSVLSACSQLGALRHGRQIHGLAFRFRYHWNSFVSAALVDMYSKCGRLDISIRIFQDSPEKSVASWNSTIAAYGFHSKGREAIKLFHEMHKSGTRATKSTFVSLLSACSHSGLIDEGYWYYNHMLDKFGVEPATEHHVCMVDMLGRAGKLNEAYEFIKQMQTVPASGVWGALLSSCNYHGDLEMGKQVAEHLFTLEPENVGYYVSLSNMYMAAGRWNDAMEVRRMIQDKRLKKPSGFSLIDVCSG; this is encoded by the coding sequence ATGATCGGAGTGTCTAAACTCATCAAAACTCTATACCCATTTCAGTTCCTGTCCTACTGCAGCCCCATACAATACACAGTTTCGTTCCTCTTCCTTGAATCATTATCTCTTTCCATATCAAAAGTACACTACGTGCCTATTCTGAGATTTTCATCTATCTCCACCGCTCTCAACACATTCGACAAATTGCCGCAAAGAAGTACACCTTCTGATACTACCCTCTTTTACCATGCCTTCGATCTTATCAGAGGTTCAACTGATAGACCCGACCTATTAACTACTTTAAGCAACCATTGTTTAGCCCTGAAGGTAGGGGCTCTGACGGATGTGCTCACTTCCACATCTCTCCTTATTAAATATTCTAGAGTAGGTGACTTGAGCTCTTCCTGGGTTTTGTTCGATGAAATGTTAAACAAAGATGTGATAGCTTGGAATGCAATGCTCACTGCATGTAAAGATAATCAGTGTTTCCAAGCTGCAGTAGATATTTTCACGGAGATGATGAAAGAGGGAAGTGAatttgattccactactctGCTGATCATCATATCAGCTTTGACCCAGATGAATGACATGAAACTGGGTCGGGTTATTCAGTGTTTAAGCTTGAAATTTGGGATGGATTCAGACTTTTTTCTAAGTAATGCTCTTATAGATATGTATGCAAAGTGTAGGGACTTAAGCTCTTCTGAGATTGTGTTTGCAGCTATGAAATTTAGAGACACCACTTCCTGGAATTCAATGATCCACGGATGTCTTTGTAATTTTCATCATAAAGAATCACTACAGTATTTCAGGGAAATGGGTTGTTCTGGAGAAAGGGCAGATTATGTGAGTTTCTCATGTGCTATTTCTGCATGCTCTTCTTTGGGAGAGTTAGGAGCAGGTCTTGTCATTCATGGATTGGGGATCAAATTGGGTTACAGGGAGACTTCCAATATTTCTGTTGCAAATTCTCTCATCTCATTCTATTCACATTGTGGAGACCTTGACGCTGCAGAGACGGTCTTCAGAGGAATGATCTTTAAAGATGTCATTTCATGGAATTCAATGCTTGACGGGTTTGCAGAGAATGGAATGATTCTGGAAGCTTTTGATCTTCTGCGTGAGATGCAGTTGATAGGGGCTGTGCAACCTGATTCGGTGACACTAGTTACTGCTATTTCACTTTGTGCTGAGCTAAACCTGTTGCTGGAAGGAAGAGCTCTCCATGCATTCATGATTCGAAGAGAAATGGGGTTGGATTCTCTGGTGATAAACAGCCTTATGGACATGTACTCAAAGTGCAACTGTGTAAAGTCAGCAGAGATCTTGTTCAAGGCCATCCCACGAAAAGATTTGGTCTCGTGGAACACCTTGATTGCTGGGTATTGTAAGAATGGGTGCATGAGAGAAGCTCAGAATCTGTTCAGGGGACTACTCTGTGTAGGTCCGCAATGCAGCGTGGTGACTTTGTTGGCCATTCTCCCCTCCTGTGATTCTCCTGATGCTCACAAGTTTGGGAAGTTGATTCACTGTTTGCAACTGAAATTGGGATTTACAGATGATGTTTTGACCATTAATGCCATAATGTTTATGTACTTTAGATGTGGAAACTTGGCAGCTTCTTTTTCATTGTTACAGAGTATTTTAGTGGTAGCAGACCTGACTTCTTGGAACACTTTTATTGTTAGCTGCACACAAAATGGTAATTTCTGGAAATCTCTAGAAGTTTTCAGCCTGATGCGGAGAGAAACCCATATAAGTCCCGACTCAATCACTCTTGTTAGCATCCTATCAGCATGTGGGAATCTCAATTTGCTATTTTTAGGCAGGCTTCTACATGGGCTCACTGTTAAAACTCCTATTGGTTCACAAGTTAGAGTGATGAATGCAATGTTATCCATGTATAGTAGATGCAGGGACATTGAAAGTGCCAGCTTAGTTTTCAGTTCTTGTCCCTACCTTAATCAATGTTCTTGGGATTGTATGATCTCGGGCCTTTCTCAGAATAAAAATGGTGAAAAAGCACTAGAATTATTCAGGTGTTTTGAATTTGAACCAACCGAAATTTCTATTGTCAGTGTTCTCTCTGCTTGTAGTCAACTTGGAGCTCTAAGACATGGGAGGCAAATCCATGGACTTGCATTCCGTTTTAGATACCACTGGAACTCTTTTGTGAGTGCAGCCCTTGTGGATATGTATAGCAAATGTGGAAGATTGGATATTTCCATTCGAATATTCCAAGATTCACCAGAGAAATCTGTTGCTTCCTGGAACTCGACGATTGCTGCATATGGTTTCCACAGTAAGGGTAGGGAAGCGATCAAACTTTTCCATGAAATGCACAAGTCAGGGACTAGAGCAACCAAGAGCACATTCGTGAGTCTATTATCAGCCTGCAGCCACTCCGGGCTCATTGATGAAGGTTACTGGTACTACAACCATATGTTGGATAAATTTGGGGTGGAGCCTGCTACTGAGCAtcatgtttgtatggttgataTGCTTGGTCGAGCTGGGAAACTCAATGAGGCTTATGAATTCATCAAACAAATGCAAACAGTTCCTGCTTCAGGTGTCTGGGGTGCTTTGCTAAGTTCATGCAACTATCATGGAGATCTTGAGATGGGGAAACAAGTAGCAGAACATCTCTTCACCCTGGAACCTGAAAATGTTGGGTACTATGTTTCACTATCAAATATGTACATGGCTGCTGGAAGATGGAATGATGCAATGGAGGTCCGAAGAATGATCCAAGACAAAAGACTAAAGAAGCCATCAGGCTTCAGTCTAATTGATGTATGTTCAGGTTGA